Genomic DNA from Urocitellus parryii isolate mUroPar1 chromosome 5, mUroPar1.hap1, whole genome shotgun sequence:
ATGACCACCAGGTTTTCACTCTATGCAAAGAGCAGCAAAGAAAGACCGAAGCTAAGAGGTGTCTGCCAGCTCCCTGTTCCAAAAACATTTCCAGCATGGAAAATGGGTAGCAGAGACACCTATTCCATTAGAACAATGAGGCTCAAAAGATTCCTCTCAGTCATCTCCATTCCCACATTCTCAAGGAGAACATGCTGCCTGTGGTCCCTTAATATCTGTTCTTGGAGTTTCCAGCTTCATTGGTATGTGTTATGGTGTAGAatgaagtgttccccaaaagctcatgtgtgagacaacatttaagaattttcagaggtgcaatgatcagattatgagaggtaTGATCTAATCAGTGGGTTTATTCATTAATATGGATTacaatggtaactgaaggcaagtagTTTAGAGAAGTAGGTCACTTCGGGTGTATACCtttgggatttgtttgttttttcccctggtgagcagagtattctgtgtgtgtgtgtgtgtgtgtgtgtcctggccACCATgtcctcagctgctttcctccaccatgccttcTGCCATAATGATGTGCCTTACCTccggcccagagccatggagtagACCAACCATAGGCCTgtaaaaccataagccaaaataaacttcctcctcaaGTGGCAATTTTATccacagcaatgcaaaagctgactaaaatggtATGCAAGAGATGTCAATCATTGTACATCCTTTAGTAAAGAACCATCTGCCTTCAGCCTTTggaggagaggggaaaagagACTGGAGGGATACCTTGAACccatcatttctttcttgttctagGTATGCTGGGAGGCCTGGGTGAACTGTAATTTCTATCTTTGGACTCTTACAAGAATTCCATATTTTAAGATGAACTTACCTTCTCCAAAGCTATCTGATAGGGGTCCGTTGGAAAGtgaatacagagagagagagagagttctagGTTGAGGTCAAAATGGTGGTGGGAAGGGGGTAGACATATAGAGAGAGGAGCTCTGAAAGGACCATCAACTGCTGGATCCGGGGAAGAACAAGCTCTATCCATTTGAGAAAACTGCATGCCCTGCAGGGTGGGCTGAGAGTACCATCAGGGACTCTCTAAGTGGCCAGGGATAGGGCAGGAGAGAAGGAGGATGAGTCCCTGTGGCAGAGAGAACTCTTGGGGCAGGAATGTGAAGCTCTAGTAGTGGAGGGATGCAGGAGGAAGGGGGCTGGGagacaaaataaacagaaactgaCTGAGAGGACAACAGAAGAGCTTGAGCTTGTCCTAAAAGTTTTTATTGCATTTCCGGAACTGAGCCAGTGACCCTCACCTGTTGGGAAACCATCCCTGCAGCTGACAAAACTGCATCTTCTGCAGTTTTATAGCATAGAGACTGTCCTTTGTGCACGGTATAACCAAAGGGACATTCGTCTTGGGTATACCATAACAACCCCTCACCCTTAccataaataagaaagaattatGTAAGAGTTACCTATTGTAGCTGTGAGAAAATTTAGCTGTTGTAGCTGTGAGAAAATTTAGGTGAAACTTATATTCCGGTTACAGTCATTCTGGGTcatcacacatatatatttttcattttctaaaaagtctctagtctttcctttttctatttttcttaatacatGGTTTCATAGGTGCCTCTAAGTTTTAAGCAGTTTCCAATGCCATTGGTAAGTAGCCTGGATTTCAATTAAAAGTAGTGAATTGTTCTGCTGTATTtcacaaaaatgttttcattactgCCAATCACAGTAGCTAAAGAAAATTTGGTAATGTGACAGTCTAGGTGTGCTAGAGGCCAAGGACAAAAGTCTTATCACTTTTACCCTGCTGGCCCCAGTACCTTCAGCATGTCCCAATCCAACTCCCACGCCTGCCTGGACAGCTCTGCAGAAGGTCCCCCACCCCTACCTCCTGGCAGGAAGAAGTATGGCCTGACAGTCACTTCTCGGTAGCCAatccatttgttcatttataattctttgatgtattcatttaacaaatattagtCTAGCAGTTATTAGCCACCGAGGGCTTCTCTTGGTAGTTCAGctacaaagagaaataaagcagaaaacaaaGGTTACCAAAAACTTTTCACTAAGTGAAAGTGGCCCTTATTccatttatgaattattttccaaTCTCATTTTGTGATGGGCATGCAGCTGGAGTTGCAATTCATCCTCTTCTCCTGGTTTGCTGCATAGATGCTTTGAAATCTCAGATCTCCTCACTCTGAGGTAGTTGAAAAACCTCCATGGTTAagcagaatcatgagccaaaaccACAGCAGAACGCTGCTCAGAGGAGATTGCATTTGCTGACTGGCTGGTCCTGCAGAATTTGACCCTTAGGGTGTAGAACTCACTTGGGGAGAGTTTGTCCTCTTGTGTATACTAATAATGGGACACTGACCCACAATGGAGATAGAATGTTACCATGAAAGGAAGGGACAGTGGGGACAGAGACTAACAATGTCTGTGAGAAGGGCACACCCTGCAATTGTCTCCTCCCATGCTGCTGGTATGATGCTGAATCATCCCCTTAAAATTATGCAGGAAGGAAACGATGTTCTTTGCCCTCAAGTTCACTCTGGTGGCTAAAGAAAAGCCACAGGAAGTTGAGTGGGGTAAGGGGATTCTTAGGACTAATAGTTGTCACTCATATGGATATTGCCAGATATTATAGTCAGAAAGTGGAAGGTGCCCGGGGGTGACTCATGAAACCAAGAGACAATATCCTAGCATGGAGGGTGCTAGGCTGGCCCTGGGGAAGGGTTTAGGAAAGGAGAATTTGGCATCAAGGAGTGCAATTATTGGAAAGTAGGAATTGGATGTCTTTGTCCCTGAGATCTACTATCTATTCTAACACAGGTATGGCACTCCACGGGTCCCTCTGGCAGGTTGAGTGTCCTCACTGTAAAAGAAGAGAGTTTATTTGGCCCTTTCAATGGCTGAATCTACTTCAGTACTGTTATGATAAGACAATGTCCCTGGGCTGGACCAGATCCTTGTGCCCCATAGTTAGCTTCTGCCATTTCCCCATCCCACGATTAAATATGCCTCCTTCACTCTAGTTCCTTCTCCAAACAGGAATGACTTAACTCTAACCATGGGAAACCAGCACTGAATTCTCTTTTGAAGCAGCATAGAGCTCAGCAGGGAGACAAGGAAGGGCCAGAGAAATGAGGTGCTTTAGGCTGGGAACTCACAGACAACCAGGTAGGAGGATGAGCAGGAAACATCATTCCAGAGTCCATCCTTCAAGAGAACCACACAGTCCTCCCCTGAGCCATGGTTATTAGGCTCTTTCGCCTTCCAGTTGCTGTAGGTTAGCCTCCCTCCTGTCACATACATAAACTGGCCTTCTGTAACCTCATCTGTGATACCCAGGAAGACATTGTCTCTGGCCACCTGTTGGATGTTCTTGTTCTCCTCAGCATTCTTGGGGGCAGCCACAGTGGCCTGGAGCTCTGTGCACCAAGCCTTCGCTTTGGAAAAAGGCATATTTTCACCATTGGTCACGTAGAACTTCTTTCCAGACTTTTTGCCCAAAGAGAAGGCTTGCACTGAAATCACAAAGAGTAGATGAGGCTGACTGGAGCCCAGCTCAGGACAGTAGGTGAAAAAGCCCTTCTCTGGGAACTGGACTCTAAAAAATAGTACCATGCCCAAGCTAATGCCCTCTGTCAGAGACTATGAGGAGGCCACTTCCCAGCTGTAGAGTCATGGAAGGGACACAACCTCTGGCAGACAGCCATATCCCATCCTTGAGACCTATATTGGTTAAAAACTACCCTGGCACTTGGTGGACAGAGAAGACATGTTTGGGCCTCACTGACAGGATCAGACACCAACAACCATGTAGGAACAGTGGATGTCGAGAAAGGAGCAAAGACTTTGGAGACAACAGATCTCTCTTCACTTCTTCCTCTGCCCCTTGCTGGCAGTGTGATGTGGAATAAGTTCCCTATGCTTCCTGAAATTCTTTTTCCTCATCTGCAGACAAAATACATATAACAACCACAACTAACATTGGTGAGGGGATTGAATGAAACTCTATTACAGGAAAATGGCAACCCAGCACAGACCCTGGTATGTATTGAGTATTCCTAAGTGTTAGTTCTCTTCCACTCTCCCTCCAAATATAGTTCATGTTGAAGAAAAAAGTGAGGGTCAAGTACATGTTGGGGGCAGAGAAAAGACTTACACTTTTTGATGCGGTCCAATTCTGATTTCAGGTTCCTTATCTCTCTCTCTAAGTTAGCCAGTTTAGTCTCAGCAGCTGCAAAGCAATAGAGACAAGGGTATTTAGTAAGAAGACCTCAAATTGGAGAAcagaatattttggaaaaggatttttttttggcttactTAAATGTAAgcttgttgcaaaaaaaaaaaaaaaagaaaaaagaaatcaaaatgaagcaaaaaaaaaaaaaaactttatttccgTCTTCCCAGTTATATcttgatgttatggtttggatctggagtgtccccaGTTGGTGACATTATTGGGGGAGAGTGGACACTttaggaggaagtaggtcactgggggctttGTCCTTGAGGACATATCTtgtccccactcctccctccctctctttttgcttctggctgccataaggtgagcagctttgtttcactacacccttctgccatgatgttctacttccTCACAGACCCAGAAACAGTGGAGCTGAGAGCACAGATGGGACTCCTCTAAAACCATGGGCCAAATTAGTCTTTTCTACTTTAGGCTGATTTTCTCACAGTAAGAAAAGTTGACTAATAGACTTAGTCACCCTTAGCAACTTGTGACTATAATCCTAGATTCTTTTCTTCACCTTTTGCTTATGATAATGTTGTAATAATTTTTTGGTTGAAatataacttttgtttttatttatttatttatttgtttgtttgtttatttatttatttttgttttaaatacacaaatttctttttttttatttatttattagttcccAGATCTTACTGGGGTGTGCTCCTTACCCGAACTATCTCCACGATCTCCTTTTTGGCCTTTTGGTCCTGGAGCCCCAGGCGCCCCTATATTTCCTGGAGGCCCCAGTTTCCCTGGAGGGCCCTGCAAACCTCTGAGCCCTTGACCTGTTACAAAGCAAGGAACAATGACCCATGATCATtactcattttccctctctaagAGCTCAACACTTGATTCACACTGACCCCAGGAAAGAACCAGGGAACTAGTAGTGACGCAGAGAAGAAAGTGCTTCTGCATCCAGGGGCAAGAAGGCTGTCCTGAAGGCAATCACACACCCCCGATTTCTATGGAAGTGTGGGATCTTGGAGAGCCAGAGAGCACCTTTGTTTGGAAGGCAGTGATGTGTTATAGGGACTAGTCAAGTGCACTAATATTCACCATAATAAAAGCTGAGCCTCCCCAGGTCTCTGCTACATCCCTCATGTGGAACAGTCCCTTGCTGGCGACATTCAGGAAGACAGAGCAACCCGTCATGTACCTGGCTCTCCCTTTTCTCCCTTGAGTCCATCTCGCCCATCTCTGCCTGGAGTGCCGTTGGTGACAGGGATCCCACAGGTAATCACAGAGCAGGTCTTCTGGGCATCCTcacatgtttttgtttctgaggCCACTGTCACCACACTCAGGAGAAAGACAGGGAGTAATGGAAACAGGAACATGGTCCTTACCTCAGAGTGGAGAaagtcaagggaaaaaaatcatctcatTTTGTTGAGTCAGCATATGCTGCTACCTGTGCTTGCCTCCCCTGGCCTGTCAGGGCCCTTCACCTTCCCTTCTCCAGTACCAGTTGGAGAGAGGTCTGGTTGGAAGGGAACCCCTGTGATCAATACTTTGAcatctttcccctccctccctccctccctcccttccttccttccttccttccttccttccttccttccttccttccttccttccttccttcctttcctgttgGTCCTGGAGTCCACAGTCAAGGTTTCTATATGGTACTGGTGCATTCACACCCCACTCATCACTTCCTTTGGAAAAGACCACCTTTAGCTTGCAGATGGTCAAGTGGATCCAAGAAAGACACAGATGCCTTGGATCATAGAGTCAGAAGCCCAGGTGGGCCTATTGACCCTTCTAAAGCTTCTACTCAGTCCTCACCAGGTTCAAGCCATGAAGCCAGACTGTAGGCCCAGGTCTCCACCTCTTTCCTCCAGAAATGACTTACCCAGCACAGAGGCAATGCAGGGAAGGGAACCCTCCAGCTCAGGCTTCTGGCAGCTGCCTCAACAATGTCAGGCCCAATTAGGCTGGTGACCAAGAACCACACTGGCCTGGCCTTCAACCCCAGATTAATAAACAACTatcctgggctggagatgtagtttagCAGTacaacacttgccttgcatatatgaggccctggatgCCACCcatagcactgcaaaaaaattaatgaataaatgaaaataaaattaaattctaataaaCAACCATTCTTGGAGCTGCTATAACTAGGTAGTTCTCCTGGGCTGCTGGTGGGGTCTCCAGAACAGTTCTAGGCAGTGTCTCTATAGTAAACCAACTCCTCCTTCACCTGTCCCACCTACACATCCATTCGTACAGCTCAGTCAGTATAGAGTCACAAGCTCTCATCACAGTTCCATCTAgatatttatttccaaaactaACATGCACAGATGTTATACCAGACAAACACATGtgttcatgcacacacacacatgcacacactagCATACTTCTCTGTATCCATTGTTCTCATCCCTTCATTTGGGTTTCATTTATTGCAGGGCCAGGGTGGAGACATGAGAGACCTATAACCCTGAGTAAACTCACTTTTCCCTCATCATCCAGGAAATTTGTCAAATATCTTCTTGGGACCTGAAACAGAGCTAGGACAAGGGGAAGACATATTTGCAGACAACTTAAGTTCAAAACTGAATGTGAACATTTGCACCAACTGGCCTCTCTGCCCAGACACTTGCCTCTGTCTTTGAATTGTCATTTGCTGTCATTCAGATTTCATCTTAAATATTGTCTTGGGAGAAAGGTCTTTCCTAACCATTAAATTTTAAGTATGCATGTTGATAAATAATGATTCTCTGCTCTAATTTTCTGCTTCTCTGtgtgaatttttgttgtttatttggttACCTGCTTATGACCACCTTACCCCTTTAGAATGAGAGTTTCATGAGCTGGCATCTTTCTCACAGCTGATGCATGTCCACCTAGGACAGTGGTTACAAACTGCCAGTGCTTAAGAAAAATAGATGGAACAATTGTAAACTATAGCACTGTGTCCTCAGAGCAGCACTCTTGGCTTTTCTCTGACTAGAGCTAACTTCTGTGTCCACTTCACCTGTGTTGTTACTGTTCTTGGGCAAGAACTGTGTCCAGTTCAATTCCTTGTCCCCATGGTACAGCCCAGGCTGGGCACATAGGAAGCACCCAGTAAGAGAGCAAGGAAAGAAGCAGAGACCTGGAGCAGGAGCATGTGCCAGATTAGGCTGTGGCTCTTACAGGCCACGCTGTCTGGAAGCATCCACTGCTTATTGCTGGACTCTGATCAAATGACCAAGTTCCTAATGTGACCTTTGATGCCTGCCTTCACCCAAATTCACACTAATGCTTTGAAACACTTTGACCAAACAACCCGAGAAGTTTGCTTTTTTCCTGGTGGGGAGCAAGGTCAGGTCATTTACCTTAAATTCTGTATTATGATTGGCATTTTGGCTTCTTAAGGGCCGACAGCTCATGTATACTCAAGTCACCGTACCCCATTCAGTAGCTCTCCCTGTTACATAGAGCCTGCCAGGCACCAGGAATTAGTGAACTTATTactattaaaattctttattattattactggatTTTGTATTTATTCCTAGATGAAAAACTGTGCTTTACGTGTCCCAGCTTGTCACACCTAGTGCAGTGGAGACATACAGGCAATGGAGAACCTTACCATCAACCCAGATACCACAGGGCTTTCTTAAATGGAGATGAGGTAAATTTAAATTCACCTTgtaaaaaatctcaaataagtTGGAAATAAGCAGAATGAGAGTTGACAGAGACAGCAAGCCCCATAAATAGTCCTCCAAGGACTATGGACTTCATACAATAGATAATAAACAGCCACTCTCACTATCCAtctgcatctgcagattcaaccaatcacagatagataaataaataaataaatatatatatatatatatatatatatatatatataatgtctaaacatatacaaaaattttttatcattgttccctaaacaatacagtaaatCAACTATTTACATGGgcttaggtattataagtaatacaGAGAGTATTTAAAGTACACAGTAGGATATGCATAAAttgtatgcaaatactatatatatacatagaagtATCTGCAGATTTTGATACCTGTAGGGACCAGGAATCAATCTCCTATAGATACTAAGGGGCAactgtatgtttaaaaatatataattaaagataaatttaagttaaattaatgaacaataagaaggaaaaaaactaggggttggaggggaaaggagggggcatggggtcagAAATGCTGGTGgaacgtgatgatcattattatccaaagtacatgtatgaagacacaattggtgtgaatatactttgtatacaaccagaaatatgaaaagttgtgctctatgtgtgtaataagaattgtaatgcattctgctgtcatatataaattaaaataaagaaataaagaaaagaaaaaacaatagagctagtaatgaaataaaatgaaataatgaaataaaatgcaaaaaaaaatacccataaaCTTGGCAAAGATGACTGTGGTAGTTTGGATGATTGTTTCCAATTTTAACTTCCTTCTTAGAATAGAATTATAAATCCAAGCTGTTTGCTAAAGTACTTTGTAGAGGCTCCCACTGGAGTATGTGGAGTAAACAACCTAGCCCCTTTGATATTTGGTTTGGCCCTGTGACTCTGAGTAGATAGGAAGGGAACAGTAGCCTCAAGTGTGCTTGTAAGTTAATGTGGCCTCTTGTGTTTCTTTCCCAACCATGGGAAGAATATGTCCCTGGAAGCCATTAATATCAGAATAATTACGTGATGCAGAATAGACATGAACTCACCTGAAAGCCCTGGGTCCAACCCATTGTGCTGAGTCCTGGCAAGCTCATCTGAGATCAGCCAAAGCCCAGCAAAATGGAAGACTCAGAGCAACAACCAAAAATGTATGTGATACAGATTTATTGTTGCAATGATTGATGgaaaagtataagaaataaatcaggaaggaaaagagaagaatatgaCAATATGGACAGTattgacattaaaaaatatactatGTACAAATTTTTTATAGAATGTATTTTCATAGCAACATGATTGCAAACTAGAAAAATAGATGTTAATAAGCAATTTAGAATTGGCCCAAGAAGTGTTAGAATGACATATAAATCACaaagaaagagaagtaaaaagttatccactattcttattttttaaaaaaaaaaaaaaaaggttttaaggTG
This window encodes:
- the LOC113195223 gene encoding mannose-binding protein A; this encodes MFLFPLLPVFLLSVVTVASETKTCEDAQKTCSVITCGIPVTNGTPGRDGRDGLKGEKGEPGQGLRGLQGPPGKLGPPGNIGAPGAPGPKGQKGDRGDSSAAETKLANLEREIRNLKSELDRIKKLQAFSLGKKSGKKFYVTNGENMPFSKAKAWCTELQATVAAPKNAEENKNIQQVARDNVFLGITDEVTEGQFMYVTGGRLTYSNWKAKEPNNHGSGEDCVVLLKDGLWNDVSCSSSYLVVCEFPA